AGCGGGGGCACGCAGGCACAGCCGACCACCATATGAGGGCAGGGGGAATCCAAGAGCGCAAGGAACAACTATACGCCGGATGACGCGCCGTGTCCAGTCGGTCCTTGAAAACTTTCCGAACGTGCGGTATAAACCGCGCGGATACTGGACGGCGATCGCCGGAATGCCCACAATGATGCGCATGGGGGATGCCGCGGGCGGCCACGCGCCGCCGATCCGAACACCCGATCAGCGGTTGCGGATCTTCGTCTCGTCGACGCTGCGGGAGCTCGAGGATGAGCGACGCGCGGTCCGCGCGGCGATCGAGAGACTGCATCTGGCGCCGGTGATGTTCGAGTTGGGTGCGCGCCCGCATCCACCTCGCGATCTCTATCGCGCCTACCTCGCGCAGAGCGACGTCTTCGTCGGCATCTACGGTGAGCGGTACGGCTGGATCGCCCCCGGCGAGGAGATCTCCGGACTCGAGGACGAATACCGGCTCGCCCCGCACGCCATGCCCAGGCTGATCTACCTGCGATCCCCCGCGGATCGCGATGACCGCCTCGAGGAGCTCGTCGGCCGGATCCAGGCGGATGACACCACGTCGTACAAGACGTACGGATCGCCGGACGAACTGGCCGAGCTCGTCGAGGCCGACCTCGCCACGCTGCTGGCCGACCGCTTCGACGCCTCACGCGTCGGCGGATCCCCGACCACAGTCGAACCCCTGGCCTCGCGCATCCCTTCGCCGTACTCGCGACTGATCGGACGCGACGAGGACGTCGCAGCGATCCTCGATCTGCTGTCCAACCGCGATCGACGCCTCGTCACCCTGCTGGGCCCCGGTGGCATCGGCAAGAGCCGGCTGGCGATCGCCGTCGCCGGCGCCGCGGACGACCTGTTCCCGGACGGCACGGTCTTCGTGCCGTTGGAGAACGTGCTCGAAGCGGATCTGGTCCTGCCCTCGATCGGATACGCGCTGGGTGTGCGGGATGCCGGCGACCTGCCGCTCGAGGAACGCCTGGCGATCGCACTCGCCGGACGCCGGTTGCTGCTGGTGCTCGACAACTTCGAGCAGCTGATCGCCGCGGCGCCGGTTCTGGTGAGGCTGTACACCATCGCGCCAGACACTGCGTTCCTGGTCACGAGCCGGGTACTGCTGCGCATCCGTGGCGAGCAGGTGTTCGAGGTGCCTGCGCTCGCCACGCACGATCCGGCCTCGCCGGATTCAGTCGCGCGCGCCCGCGCATCCGCGGCCGTTGAGCTGTTCGTCGACAGAGCACGCGCGGTCAAGCCCGACTTCGAGCTCACCGACGCCAATGCAGCGGCGGTCGTCGGCATCTGCAAGGCCCTGCAGGGACTCCCCCTCGCGATCGAGCTCGCGGCCGCTCGCATGCGCGTGCTGAGCCCCACCAGCGTCCTGCAGCGCTTGGACAACCAGCTGCCGATGCTGGTGGACTCCTCTCGCGACCTGCCCGAGCGGCAGCGCACCC
This portion of the Microbacterium pygmaeum genome encodes:
- a CDS encoding ATP-binding protein, whose amino-acid sequence is MTRRVQSVLENFPNVRYKPRGYWTAIAGMPTMMRMGDAAGGHAPPIRTPDQRLRIFVSSTLRELEDERRAVRAAIERLHLAPVMFELGARPHPPRDLYRAYLAQSDVFVGIYGERYGWIAPGEEISGLEDEYRLAPHAMPRLIYLRSPADRDDRLEELVGRIQADDTTSYKTYGSPDELAELVEADLATLLADRFDASRVGGSPTTVEPLASRIPSPYSRLIGRDEDVAAILDLLSNRDRRLVTLLGPGGIGKSRLAIAVAGAADDLFPDGTVFVPLENVLEADLVLPSIGYALGVRDAGDLPLEERLAIALAGRRLLLVLDNFEQLIAAAPVLVRLYTIAPDTAFLVTSRVLLRIRGEQVFEVPALATHDPASPDSVARARASAAVELFVDRARAVKPDFELTDANAAAVVGICKALQGLPLAIELAAARMRVLSPTSVLQRLDNQLPMLVDSSRDLPERQRTLRTTIEWSTGLLASDERIVLHELGVFSPGFTLDSVEAFAAKRAWAFDAFGALEVLVDSSLVGQNDLDGESSFSLLATVREFALEQLCTSGQEPDARRAHADVYVELAQREGRGLGFGQQVESVARLNLERGNLRAAVRHLASIGDVESAADMAWRLYLYWWVGGYLTEVAVWMEELLASRASTVSPRTGAIAAFYVAWRDMWLKPSHELTRSLRDAADGFAREGDDLGATMAAATAGLAEINTADPDLPQATGWLRQGAERFRELGAGWGETLALVALGRIDALLGNLDAAAVEFERGVAAATASGDTFAATVATHHLARMRLFLGRVDESERLFSEAIAGSVILRHEEGIAYGLEGLCAIAALRGEAERAGVLAGAAGAIRKRAAVFDSPAFVFHTRYLQALCDQGAADRIREAEIRGADYGAQEAAEYALAAAGGSRRDNRMKGPATGDAAASAP